AGGCAGGTCTTATAGGTATTAAAATGAATATCAACTGTGTCTTTTACATCATAAGCGTAACCGCCGGCCAGAGTAACTGCGACGGGAATTTTTTTGTCGCGACAATTTTTTAGCACAATTTCATCTCTTTTTTTTAATCCGGCTTTAGTCAGCCGTAAAGAACCCAACTGGTCTAAATAGAATGGGTCAGCACCAGCAACATAGACTACGAGTTCTGGTTTATGTTGAGACAAAATCTTATTCACCGCATTTTCTAAATTTGACAAATATTCTTCGTCACCGGTTGCATCCTCTAATCCGATATCCCAATCTGATTGTTCTTTAATTGGATAGAGATGTTCCTGGTGAATAGAAAAAGTGAAGACCGAAGAGTCTTTTTTGAAAATGTTAGCTGTGCCATTACCTTGGTGCAAATCGCAATCAATTACCGCAGCGCGTTCAATCTTTTTTAATGCTTGCATTTTTCTAATTCCGACCGCTATATCATTAACATAACAAAAACCTTCAGCATGGTCGGCAAAAGCATGGTGAAAACCACCGCCGATATGCATGCCAATACCGTCTTTTAACGCTTGTTTACAAGCAAGAATTGTGCCTTCTGCATGTAAAAAATACGCATTGATTATCTCACTAGTAAGAGGTAATTCAGAACGAACTGTGCGTTGAGTCCATCGCAAATTGAGCATATCATCAATATACTGGAC
This genomic stretch from candidate division WOR-3 bacterium harbors:
- a CDS encoding histone deacetylase, with amino-acid sequence MKFIYSDKYEVNIGSHVFITQKYRLIKERLLNEGLAVEEDFIYPQNPDIKDIALVHTVQYIDDMLNLRWTQRTVRSELPLTSEIINAYFLHAEGTILACKQALKDGIGMHIGGGFHHAFADHAEGFCYVNDIAVGIRKMQALKKIERAAVIDCDLHQGNGTANIFKKDSSVFTFSIHQEHLYPIKEQSDWDIGLEDATGDEEYLSNLENAVNKILSQHKPELVVYVAGADPFYLDQLGSLRLTKAGLKKRDEIVLKNCRDKKIPVAVTLAGGYAYDVKDTVDIHFNTYKTCL